A portion of the Oncorhynchus gorbuscha isolate QuinsamMale2020 ecotype Even-year linkage group LG19, OgorEven_v1.0, whole genome shotgun sequence genome contains these proteins:
- the LOC124004894 gene encoding alpha-2-macroglobulin-like → MALNALFFVLITSVIIQTATSRTFKSIYLVTVSSEVVGGTTEKLCAQVYQATEPLLLKVSLEMEGGSGTTLLEEDVTQDFYRCISFQVPPVKADSVATVLVSIKGRKDEMSNKTKILIKPKRFLTIFQTDKPVYKPGQTVKFRIVSLDASFLSFNQMYLTVELQDPNSNRIAQWLNQSTVSGILDLSHPMSAEATQGSYIITAWNEKGEQTSQTFDIKEYVLPKYEVKVYLPQTITILDKQATLRVCGKYTYGKPVVGSVTAKVCRIAVQYYWLFDSSNICEVYLIKTDKTGCATQMIDLTRFRLHESFGDFEVETELEEYGTGVILKGSGKASFTNVIVTVRFEDVPQAYKPGIAYEGKIKVTGPDSSPVPNEPVYLFLQNSGKSENWTLTTDSKGIASFSLDTSLWSSDSVSLSARYQKVEEDYLYEQGVRRPEYSSDYHFVREFYSKSKSFVKIMQGEGKFSCEKDGIVLAHYIIQGVELKKGQTTLDFFYLVISRGSIRQHGRIPVTIKERKVNQGQLMLSLQRMPELTPFAQVVVYTVLPDGEAVADSRDFPIQLCLKNKVSLKFSSLQELPGEKTSLSLQAHPGSLCSLRAIDQSVLLLQPERELSLDSVFSQLPVQKLSGYSYMVEDPYPCLRYPPRFEEAMIRPLPPVPELVVPVWGRHSFRFGPSDDKNDVYSIFKEVGIKILTNSDVKKPYDCNTFFARNENDIIEARPMNMMPNEENAPTSGASDRPKETVRTYFPETWIWDLVPVGLTGKVNVEKTVPDTITKWAAGAFCTSPVGFGLAPNTGLTAFQPFFVSLTLPYSVIRGEVFTLKATVFNYLSKCIMVKVTLAESKQFKARTCEGCQYTLCLCAEESRTFTWILTPTALGEVSVKVSAEALKTEKLCGKEVATVPEKGRIDTVVQTLLVEAEGTQETVSHNALLCPAEGPVEKDISLKLPKVFVEGSAKASLSVLGDLMGRAMKNLDSLLQMPYGCGEQNMVLFAPNIYILNYLQSTRQLTEEIQTRATGFLDSGYQRELNYKHDDGSYSAFGKSDESGNTWLTSFVLKSFGGAKPYIFVDPAHIAQAKAWLASHQQTDGCIASVGKLFHNGMKVKGSQTSVGNKRSIILLPPNVRRECVSGIKCHSLPDITHTTLSLLELDGNTSDPMVEKSLMCLKAAVSDKLENTYTIALLSYTFTLAQNQDMRAKLITHLDKISATSGGNRHWERAEASGTKTDSLEVEMTSYVLLALLSGPTMPGFGLEYSTGIVRWLAQQQNPYGGFASTQDTVVALQALAKYGAATFSPEGASTVSVSSAGGLKMKFTVNQNNRLLYQEVQLREVPGDYNIKAQGKSCVFVQIAMHYNIPPPPDFSAFNISTETLGKCDGTKKSLIVSVAVRYNGRREETNMVIINVKLLSGFVLDKSSLGPLKNDPTVKRVDLEEGHVIIYLDGLKQKETKTYSLAIEEDVPVRNLKPAVVKVYDYYQTSDEAVSEYSSPCAE, encoded by the exons ATGGCTCTCAATGCACTTTTCTTTGTATTGATCACATCAGTGATTATACAAACCGCGACATCGCGCACCTTCAAATC GATTTACTTGGTGACGGTCAGCTCGGAGGTGGTAGGAGGGACCACAGAGAAACTTTGTGCTCAGGTCTACCAAGCCACAGAGCCTCTGTTGTTGAAGGTGTCGCTGGAAATGGAGGGTGGCAGCGGCACCACTCTACTGGAGGAAGACGTAACACAGGACTTCTATCGCTGCATCTCCTTCCAG GTACCCCCAGTGAAGGCTGACAGTGTGGCCACTGTTCTTGTCAGCATCAAGGGGAGAAAGGATGAGATGAGTAACAAGACCAAGATCCTTATCAAGCCTAAAAGATTCCTCACCATTTTCCAGACCGACAAACCAGTCTACAAACCTGGACAGACAG TCAAGTTCCGAATCGTCTCGCTGGATGCCAGTTTCTTGTCATTCAATCAGATG tatctaacagtggaGCTTCAG GACCCGAACTCCAACCGCATTGCTCAGTGGTTGAACCAGTCAACAGTGAGTGGAATTCTGGACCTGTCCCACCCCATGTCTGCAGAGGCAACGCAAGGAAGTTACATCATCACTGCATGGAATGAGAAGGGAGAGCAAACTTCCCAAACCTTTGACATCAAAGAATATG TTTTACCCAAATATGAGGTCAAAGTCTATCTACCCCAAACAATCACTATTCTGGACAAGCAAGCAACACTGAGAGTTTGTGGAAA ATACACTTATGGAAAACCAGTGGTTGGGTCTGTCACTGCAAAAGTTTGCAGAATTGCCGTTCAATATTACTGGTTATTTGATTCTAGTAATATCTGCGAGGTGTATCTTATCAAA ACTGACAAAACTGGTTGTGCAACCCAAATGATCGACTTGACCCGGTTCCGTCTACATGAATCTTTTGGGGACTTCGAAGTGGAGACTGAGCTGGAAGAATATGGAACTG GGGTCATCCTTAAAGGTAGTGGCAAGGCAAGCTTCACCAATGTCATCGTAACTGTTCGTTTTGAGGACGTGCCCCAAGCATATAAACCAGGAATTGCATACGAGGGGAAG ATCAAGGTGACCGGTCCCGACTCTAGTCCCGTTCCCAATGAGCCTGTGTATCTCTTCCTACAAAACAGTGGCAAATCTGAGAACTGGACTCTCACCACAGACAGCAAGGGCATTGCTTCCTTCTCTCTAGACACTTCTCTATGGAGTtctgattctgtctctctgtcg GCTCGTTATCAAAAGGTTGAGGAGGATTATCTGTATGAGCAGGGTGTGCGTAGACCAGAATATTCATCGGATTACCACTTCGTAAGAGAATTTTATTCTAAGAGCAAGAGCTTTGTGAAGATAATGCAGGGCGAAGGGAAGTTCTCCTGTGAGAAGGACGGTATTGTTCTTGCTCACTACATCATCCAAGGGGTGGAGCTGAAAAAGGGACAGACGACCCTGGACTTTTTCTATCTG GTTATATCTAGAGGCAGCATTCGGCAGCACGGCCGTATTCCTGTGACCATTAAAGAAAGAAAAG TTAACCAAGGGCAGCTGATGCTCTCGCTGCAGCGGATGCCTGAGCTGACCCCTTTTGCCCAGGTAGTGGTGTACACCGTGTTGCCTGATGGGGAGGCAGTAGCAGACAGCCGAGACTTCCCCATTCAACTCTGCCTTAAAAACAAG gtgtcCCTGAAGTTCTCGTCCCTCCAGGAGTTGCCAGGGGAGAAGACCTCTCTGAGCCTCCAGGCCCACCCagggtctctgtgttctctcaGGGCCATTGACCAGAgtgtgctgctgctgcagccTGAACGGGAGCTCAGCCTAGACTCT GTCTTCAGTCAGCTGCCTGTTCAGAAGTTGTCTGGATATTCATACATGGTAGAAGACCCCTACCCATGCCTTCGATATCCTCCAAGATTTGAAGAGGCGATGATTAGGCCCCTTCCACCTGTACCAGAGTTGGTTGTACCTGTTTGGGGGAGACACTCATTCAGGTTTGGCCCCAGCGACGACAAAAACGATGTCTACAGCATCTTTAAA GAAGTTGGAATCAAGATCCTGACCAACTCTGACGTGAAAAAACCTTACGACTGCAACACATTCTTTGCAAGGAACGAAAATGATATAATAGAAG CTCGTCCCATGAACATGATGCCAAATGAGGAGAATGCACCAACCTCTGGCGCCTCTGACAGGCCTAAGGAGACCGTCCGCACGTACTTCCCTGAGACCTGGATCTGGGACCTGGTTCCTGTGGG ACTTACAGGAAAAGTGAATGTTGAGAAGACTGTCCCAGACACCATCACTAAGTGGGCTGCAGGGGCGTTCTGTACTTCCCCAGTGGGTTTTGGCCTGGCTCCCAACACTGGCCTCACTGCCTTCCAACCCTTCTTTGTGAGCCTGACGCTGCCCTACTCTGTCATCCGGGGGGAGGTGTTCACACTCAAGGCCACAGTGTTCAACTACCTCTCCAAGTGTATCATG GTGAAGGTGACTCTAGCTGAGTCCAAGCAGTTCAAAGCCAGGACATGTGAAGGCTGCCAGTacacactgtgtctgtgtgctgaAGAGAGCAGGACCTTCACGTGGATCCTCACCCCAACTGCTCTAG GGGAGGTGAGTGTGAAAGTGAGCGCCGAGGCATTGAAAACTGAGAAGCTCTGCGGCAAAGAGGTGGCCACGGTGCCAGAGAAAGGACGTATTGACACCGTTGTGCAAACACTGCTGGTGGAG GCTGAGGGAACCCAGGAGACGGTCAGCCACaacgctctgctctgccctgcag AGGGCCCGGTGGAGAAGGACATCTCTCTGAAGCTGCCTAAGGTGTTTGTGGAGGGCTCTGCCAAGGCctccctctcagtactgg GTGACCTGATGGGTCGGGCCATGAAGAACCTGGACAGCCTGTTGCAGATGCCCTATGGCTGTGGAGAGCAGAACATGGTGCTTTTTGCTCCCAACATCTACATCCTCAACTACCTGCAAAGCACCAGGCAGCTCACCGAGGAGATCCAGACCAGGGCCACAGGCTTCCTAGACAGTG GCTACCAGAGAGAGCTCAACTACAAGCATGACGATGGCTCCTACAGTGCCTTTGGGAAGAGCGATGAGTCTGGAAACACGTG GCTCACCTCCTTTGTTCTGAAGTCCTTTGGAGGGGCCAAGCCCTACATCTTTGTGGACCCCGCACACATTGCCCAGGCCAAGGCCTGGTTGGCCAGTCACCAGCAGACGGATGGCTGCATCGCGTCAGTGGGGAAACTCTTCCATAACGGCATGAAGGTAAAGGGGAGTCAGACCTCAGTGGGTAATAAGAGGAGTATTATACTGCTGCCACCAAATGTGAGAAG GGAGTGTGTTTCTGGGATCAAGTGTCACTCACTGCCTGACATCACCCACACAACGCTGTCACTGCTGGAGCTGGATGGCAACACTTCT GACCCCATGGTGGAGAAGAGTCTGATGTGTCTGAAGGCAGCAGTGTCTGACAAGCTGGAGAACACCTACACCATAGCCCTGCTATCTTACACCTTCACCCTGGCCCAAAACCAGGACATGAGGGCGAAGCTcatcacccacctggacaagataTCTGCTACCTCCG GTGGCAATCGTCACTGGGAGAGAGCAGAGGCTTCTGGGACAAAGACAGACTCTCTGGAGGTGGAGATGACATCCTATGTGCTGCTGGCGCTGCTCTCCGGTCCCACCATGCCAGGCTTTGGGCTGGAATACTCCACTGGCATCGTCCGATGGCTGGCCCAGCAGCAGAACCCCTACGGAGGATTCGCCTCCACACAG GACACAGTGGTAGCACTGCAGGCCCTGGCCAAGTACGGTGCTGCCACCTTCAGTCCAGAGGGCGCCAGTACAGTCAGTGTGAGCTCGGCCGGCGGCCTGAAGATGAAGTTTACTGTGAATCAGAACAACCGGCTGCTCTATCAGGAGGTGCAGCTGAGGGAGGTCCCTGGGGACTACAACATCAAGGCACAGGGCAAGAGCTGCGTGTTTGTGCAG ATCGCCATGCACTACAATATTCCCCCTCCTCCTGACTTCTCTGCTTTCAACATCTCAACAGAGACGCTTGGGAAATGTGACGGCACCAAGAAATCTCTGATCGTGTCTGTGGCTGTCAG GTACAATGGTCGGCGAGAGGAGACCAACATGGTGATCATCAATGTCAAGCTTCTCTCCGGCTTCGTCCTGGACAAGTCCTCCCTTGGGCCT TTGAAAAATGACCCCACTGTCAAACGTGTTGACCTGGAGGAAGGACATGTCATCATCTACCTAGATGGG CTCAAGCAGAAGGAAACGAAGACTTACAGCCTGGCCATAGAGGAGGATGTGCCTGTGAGGAATCTGAAACCAGCTGTGGTGAAAGTGTATGACTACTACCAGACAA GTGATGAAGCTGTGAGTGAATACAGCTCCCCGTGTGCAGA GTGA